A single window of Ketobacter sp. MCCC 1A13808 DNA harbors:
- a CDS encoding GNAT family N-acetyltransferase, with amino-acid sequence MAELIEFETDRLRLRQWQESDFESFAALNADPQVMEYFPEPLSCQASNEMAEKIRSLIMERGWGFWALEVKGAESFGGFCGLHIPTATLPFSRCVEIGWRLSSGLWGKGYASEAARGALNIAFERLEFPEIVSFTTAGNQRSRRVMERIGMKYSGEFEHPSLPEGSWLRPHVLYRLRREQWDAKA; translated from the coding sequence ATGGCAGAGTTGATAGAATTTGAAACCGACCGGCTGCGTCTGCGGCAATGGCAAGAAAGCGATTTCGAGTCGTTCGCGGCTCTGAACGCGGACCCACAGGTTATGGAGTATTTTCCCGAACCCCTGAGTTGCCAGGCAAGTAACGAAATGGCAGAGAAGATTCGTTCGCTTATCATGGAACGCGGTTGGGGGTTCTGGGCACTAGAGGTGAAAGGTGCCGAGTCTTTTGGTGGTTTTTGTGGGCTACACATACCCACAGCAACATTGCCGTTTTCCCGGTGTGTCGAGATTGGTTGGCGGTTATCGTCAGGCCTCTGGGGAAAAGGTTATGCATCAGAGGCTGCTCGCGGTGCGCTAAATATTGCATTTGAACGACTAGAGTTTCCTGAGATTGTCTCCTTTACCACGGCTGGCAATCAGCGCTCGCGTCGGGTCATGGAACGAATAGGTATGAAGTACAGTGGTGAGTTTGAGCACCCCAGCCTGCCCGAAGGAAGCTGGTTGCGGCCTCATGTACTTTACCGGTTACGACGAGAACAGTGGGACGCAAAAGCCTAA